A window from Primulina eburnea isolate SZY01 chromosome 2, ASM2296580v1, whole genome shotgun sequence encodes these proteins:
- the LOC140818636 gene encoding probable galacturonosyltransferase 7 isoform X5 — MKGVVGGSAKRRWRNLVIPVVGLVVLSMLVPLVFLLGLHSGSHSTGDATHQRNSQPNPLRPIDQDNDAGKREKLEEFGNNSKRGGNETGFSMPADLPKQAQPVIDTGPVVKNYTGEHRRSADESDLICEFRFGSYCLWGREHKEKMEDAMVKRMKDLLFVARAYYPSIAKLPSFEKLSHEMKQNIQEFERVLSETTTDKDLPPGNEKKIPEMEAVIAKAKSCPVDCNNVDKKFRQLVDMTEDETNFHMKQSAFLYQLAAQTMPKSLHCLSMRLTVEFFRSSFDTETVPMEKFLNPDLYHYIVFSTNILASSVVINSTVMHAKESEKQVFHLLTDRENYFAMKFWYFRNKYKEASVQVLNIEDIKLFDHHKVAPMHLSLPEEYRVSFHRVDELSFSLSRTEYISMFSHSHYLLPKIFRTLEKVVVLEDDVVVQSDLSALWDIDMGEKVNGAVQLCAVKLAQMKNYFSRNTIYENSCAWTSGVNVIDLSRWRAHNISETFQRLVQEMSREEGTSETTTLSASLLTFQGLVYSLDGSWMLSGLGRNYGIDLEAVNSAAMLHFDGNMKPWLELGIPKYRSFWKMFLNQQDSFLNDCNVIQ; from the exons ATGAAGGGCGTGGTTGGAGGTTCGGCGAAGAGAAGATGGAGAAATCTGGTGATTCCGGTGGTTGGACTCGTCGTCCTATCAATGCTCGTCCCACTCGTCTTTTTGCTGGGCCTCCACAGCGGTTCGCACTCCACTG GAGACGCCACTCATCAGCGGAATTCACAACCT AATCCATTGAGACCTATTGATCAAGACAATGATGCTGGTAAAAGAGAAAAATTAGAG GAATTCGGGAATAACTCCAAGAGAGGTGGGAATGAAACAG GGTTTTCCATGCCAGCTGATTTGCCGAAACAAGCACAGCCAGTAATT GATACTGGACCTGTTGTCAAAAACTATACTGGAGAACATAGAAGAAGTGCTGATGAAAGTGATCTGATCTGTGAATTTAGGTTTGGGAGTTATTGTTTATGGGGTCGAGAACATAAGGAAAAAATGGAAGATGCTATGGTGAAGCGGATGAAGGACCTACTTTTTGTTGCTCGTGCTTACTATCCAAGTATTGCAAAACTTCCATCATTTGAAAAATTGTCTCATGAAATGAAGCAAAATATTCAGGAGTTTGAACGTGTTCTTAGCGAAACAACAACGGATAAAGATCTTCCCCCTGG GAATGAAAAGAAGATTCCTGAAATGGAGGCCGTGATTGCAAAGGCAAAATCATGTCCTGTTGATTGTAACAATGTTGATAAAAAATTTAGACAGCTAGTCGATATGACAGAGGATGAAACTAATTTTCACATGAAGCAGAGTGCCTTCCTCTACCAACTTGCAGCTCAAACCATGCCGAAGAGTCTCCATTGTCTGTCAATGCGATTAACTGTTGAGTTTTTTAGATCTTCATTTGATACTGAGACTGTGCCGATGGAGAAATTTCTAAATCCGGATTTATACCACTACATTGTGTTCTCCACGAATATACTTGCATCATCTGTTGTGATCAACTCAACCGTGATGCATGCAAAA GAAAGTGAGAAACAGGTTTTTCATCTGCTCACTGACAGGGAAAATTACTTTGCCATGAAGTTTTGGTATTTCAGAAACAAGTATAAAGAAGCCTCAGTTCAAGTGCTGAACATTGAAGACATTAAGTTGTTTGACCATCATAAAGTGGCACCAATGCATCTGTCATTGCCTGAGGAATATCGTGTTTCATTTCATAGGGTTGATGAACTGTCTTTCTCACTATCTAGAACAGAATACATATCCATGTTTTCACATTCTCACTATCTCCTTCCTAAAATATTTCGTACTTTGGAGAAAGTTGTGGTTTTGGAAGATGACGTAGTCGTTCAGAGTGACTTGTCAGCCCTCTGGGACATTGACATGGGGGAAAAAGTGAATGGTGCCGTGCAATTATGTGCAGTGAAGTTGGCTCAGATGAAAAATTATTTCTCCAGAAACACTATTTATGAAAACTCTTGTGCTTGGACATCGGGGGTAAATGTAATTGATTTATCTAGGTGGAGGGCACATAATATTTCAGAAACGTTTCAGAGGTTGGTGCAAGAG ATGAGCAGAGAAGAGGGAACATCCGAAACTACTACATTAAGCGCTAGCTTGCTCACCTTCCAAGGTTTAGTTTATTCTCTTGATGGTAGTTGGATGCTATCTGGTCTAGGACGTAATTATGGCATCGATTTGGAGGCTGTCAATTCTGCAGCAATGTTGCACTTTGATGGAAACATGAAACCGTGGCTTGAACTTGGCATTCCCAAGTACAGAAGCTTTTGGAAAATGTTCCTAAACCAACAAGATTCGTTCTTAAATGACTGTAATGTGATTCAATAG
- the LOC140818636 gene encoding probable galacturonosyltransferase 7 isoform X7 has translation MKGVVGGSAKRRWRNLVIPVVGLVVLSMLVPLVFLLGLHSGSHSTGDATHQRNSQPEFGNNSKRGGNETGFSMPADLPKQAQPVIDTGPVVKNYTGEHRRSADESDLICEFRFGSYCLWGREHKEKMEDAMVKRMKDLLFVARAYYPSIAKLPSFEKLSHEMKQNIQEFERVLSETTTDKDLPPGNEKKIPEMEAVIAKAKSCPVDCNNVDKKFRQLVDMTEDETNFHMKQSAFLYQLAAQTMPKSLHCLSMRLTVEFFRSSFDTETVPMEKFLNPDLYHYIVFSTNILASSVVINSTVMHAKESEKQVFHLLTDRENYFAMKFWYFRNKYKEASVQVLNIEDIKLFDHHKVAPMHLSLPEEYRVSFHRVDELSFSLSRTEYISMFSHSHYLLPKIFRTLEKVVVLEDDVVVQSDLSALWDIDMGEKVNGAVQLCAVKLAQMKNYFSRNTIYENSCAWTSGVNVIDLSRWRAHNISETFQRLVQEMSREEGTSETTTLSASLLTFQGLVYSLDGSWMLSGLGRNYGIDLEAVNSAAMLHFDGNMKPWLELGIPKYRSFWKMFLNQQDSFLNDCNVIQ, from the exons ATGAAGGGCGTGGTTGGAGGTTCGGCGAAGAGAAGATGGAGAAATCTGGTGATTCCGGTGGTTGGACTCGTCGTCCTATCAATGCTCGTCCCACTCGTCTTTTTGCTGGGCCTCCACAGCGGTTCGCACTCCACTG GAGACGCCACTCATCAGCGGAATTCACAACCT GAATTCGGGAATAACTCCAAGAGAGGTGGGAATGAAACAG GGTTTTCCATGCCAGCTGATTTGCCGAAACAAGCACAGCCAGTAATT GATACTGGACCTGTTGTCAAAAACTATACTGGAGAACATAGAAGAAGTGCTGATGAAAGTGATCTGATCTGTGAATTTAGGTTTGGGAGTTATTGTTTATGGGGTCGAGAACATAAGGAAAAAATGGAAGATGCTATGGTGAAGCGGATGAAGGACCTACTTTTTGTTGCTCGTGCTTACTATCCAAGTATTGCAAAACTTCCATCATTTGAAAAATTGTCTCATGAAATGAAGCAAAATATTCAGGAGTTTGAACGTGTTCTTAGCGAAACAACAACGGATAAAGATCTTCCCCCTGG GAATGAAAAGAAGATTCCTGAAATGGAGGCCGTGATTGCAAAGGCAAAATCATGTCCTGTTGATTGTAACAATGTTGATAAAAAATTTAGACAGCTAGTCGATATGACAGAGGATGAAACTAATTTTCACATGAAGCAGAGTGCCTTCCTCTACCAACTTGCAGCTCAAACCATGCCGAAGAGTCTCCATTGTCTGTCAATGCGATTAACTGTTGAGTTTTTTAGATCTTCATTTGATACTGAGACTGTGCCGATGGAGAAATTTCTAAATCCGGATTTATACCACTACATTGTGTTCTCCACGAATATACTTGCATCATCTGTTGTGATCAACTCAACCGTGATGCATGCAAAA GAAAGTGAGAAACAGGTTTTTCATCTGCTCACTGACAGGGAAAATTACTTTGCCATGAAGTTTTGGTATTTCAGAAACAAGTATAAAGAAGCCTCAGTTCAAGTGCTGAACATTGAAGACATTAAGTTGTTTGACCATCATAAAGTGGCACCAATGCATCTGTCATTGCCTGAGGAATATCGTGTTTCATTTCATAGGGTTGATGAACTGTCTTTCTCACTATCTAGAACAGAATACATATCCATGTTTTCACATTCTCACTATCTCCTTCCTAAAATATTTCGTACTTTGGAGAAAGTTGTGGTTTTGGAAGATGACGTAGTCGTTCAGAGTGACTTGTCAGCCCTCTGGGACATTGACATGGGGGAAAAAGTGAATGGTGCCGTGCAATTATGTGCAGTGAAGTTGGCTCAGATGAAAAATTATTTCTCCAGAAACACTATTTATGAAAACTCTTGTGCTTGGACATCGGGGGTAAATGTAATTGATTTATCTAGGTGGAGGGCACATAATATTTCAGAAACGTTTCAGAGGTTGGTGCAAGAG ATGAGCAGAGAAGAGGGAACATCCGAAACTACTACATTAAGCGCTAGCTTGCTCACCTTCCAAGGTTTAGTTTATTCTCTTGATGGTAGTTGGATGCTATCTGGTCTAGGACGTAATTATGGCATCGATTTGGAGGCTGTCAATTCTGCAGCAATGTTGCACTTTGATGGAAACATGAAACCGTGGCTTGAACTTGGCATTCCCAAGTACAGAAGCTTTTGGAAAATGTTCCTAAACCAACAAGATTCGTTCTTAAATGACTGTAATGTGATTCAATAG